The Amycolatopsis mongoliensis genome includes a window with the following:
- a CDS encoding YbaK/EbsC family protein: MTWTIAGSLTVVPAPSRTDLLAEPVAKALAALADPDAVGVAEIDPALADTAAFCETYGSPLEASANCVVVAGKRAGEVRFAAALVLATTRADVNGVIKRRLDVRKASFAPMDEAVSLTGMEYGGITPVGLPADWPVLIDQRVADAPQLVIGSGIRGSKLLISGTALASLPGAEVIEDLAR; the protein is encoded by the coding sequence GTGACCTGGACCATCGCCGGGAGCCTCACCGTCGTTCCCGCCCCCTCGCGTACTGACCTGCTCGCCGAGCCCGTCGCCAAAGCGCTGGCCGCGCTCGCCGACCCGGACGCCGTCGGCGTCGCCGAGATCGACCCGGCGCTGGCCGACACCGCCGCCTTCTGCGAGACGTACGGCTCGCCGCTCGAAGCTTCCGCGAACTGCGTCGTCGTCGCCGGCAAGCGCGCGGGCGAAGTCCGTTTCGCGGCCGCGCTCGTGCTCGCGACCACCCGCGCCGACGTCAACGGCGTGATCAAGCGCCGGCTCGACGTCCGCAAGGCGTCGTTCGCGCCGATGGACGAAGCCGTCTCCCTGACCGGGATGGAGTACGGCGGCATCACGCCGGTCGGCCTGCCCGCCGATTGGCCCGTCCTGATCGACCAGCGGGTCGCCGACGCTCCCCAGCTCGTCATCGGCAGCGGGATCCGCGGCAGCAAGCTGCTGATCTCCGGCACCGCGCTGGCCTCGCTGCCCGGGGCCGAGGTCATCGAGGACCTCGCCAGGTGA
- a CDS encoding DUF2516 family protein — MLVAIWILEVIHWGSALVGLFAFVHALLQRADAYSAADRKTKPVWMLITGGATLAMALFSVMGPGMIFWVPAMAAALVYIVDVRPKLIEVQRGGSNW; from the coding sequence GTGCTGGTTGCCATCTGGATCCTCGAAGTCATCCACTGGGGCAGCGCGCTGGTCGGGCTCTTCGCGTTCGTGCACGCGCTCCTTCAGCGCGCCGACGCCTATTCCGCGGCCGATCGCAAGACCAAGCCCGTCTGGATGCTCATCACCGGCGGCGCGACGCTCGCGATGGCGTTGTTCAGCGTGATGGGCCCGGGGATGATCTTCTGGGTGCCGGCCATGGCCGCGGCCTTGGTCTACATCGTGGACGTCCGCCCCAAGCTGATCGAGGTCCAGCGCGGCGGCTCCAACTGGTAG
- a CDS encoding helix-turn-helix domain-containing protein: protein MEKVADIASDIGEYIRQQRNTAKISLRQLSKLAGVSNPYLSQIERGVRKPSAEILQQIAKGLRISAEALYVQAGILDLPTGGPVGDAIRADAELTERQKQVLLDVYESFRRENAAARPAAESSPTPDTTPAATLKESS, encoded by the coding sequence ATGGAAAAGGTCGCGGACATCGCCTCCGACATCGGCGAGTACATCCGCCAGCAGCGCAACACCGCGAAGATCTCGTTGCGCCAGCTGTCGAAGCTCGCCGGCGTGTCCAACCCGTACCTGAGCCAGATCGAGCGCGGGGTCCGCAAGCCCAGCGCGGAGATCCTGCAGCAGATCGCCAAGGGCCTGCGCATTTCGGCGGAAGCGCTGTACGTGCAGGCCGGGATCCTCGATCTGCCCACGGGCGGGCCGGTGGGCGACGCGATTCGCGCCGACGCCGAGCTGACCGAACGGCAGAAACAGGTCCTGCTCGACGTCTACGAGTCCTTCCGCCGGGAGAACGCCGCGGCACGGCCGGCCGCAGAGTCGTCTCCCACCCCAGACACCACTCCAGCCGCAACCCTCAAGGAGTCATCATGA
- a CDS encoding methyltransferase domain-containing protein — protein MTRSARLRRRLVEHLLDEDVLHAPEWIAAFRAVPRHVFLPRFFMPAGGLWAAVDRDDPGWLETVYSRDVLVTQLDDDPDRWELARRTGPVAGTPTSSSSMPSIMAIMLEELRVRDEQRVLEIGTGTGYNAALLSHRCGAGLVSTVDIDPVIVGEARERLAEAGYRPACAVGDGELGFPAGTMFDRVLCTASVSSIPVAWLAQTVPGGLVVTTLNRPIGAGLVRLVAGEDGTGQGHVLARDGRFMPLRAHRLAQADPLPMPSRDDWEQTRLPLSTLLQPRKQFEFFAGLAMPGVRPVRDHDGTDPHTAGGPGESGVALVHPDGSWVRHRKRAGADEVAQGGPRALWELAEAAYVDWCELGKPERDRFGVTVTGDRQEFWLDTPDGRTWPLT, from the coding sequence ATGACGCGCTCGGCCCGGCTGCGGCGGCGCCTCGTCGAGCACCTGCTCGACGAGGACGTCCTGCACGCCCCGGAATGGATCGCCGCCTTCCGCGCGGTTCCGCGCCACGTCTTCCTGCCGCGGTTCTTCATGCCGGCGGGCGGGCTGTGGGCGGCGGTCGACCGGGACGACCCGGGCTGGCTGGAGACCGTCTACTCGCGCGACGTGCTGGTCACGCAGCTGGACGACGACCCGGACCGCTGGGAGCTCGCCCGGCGCACCGGGCCGGTGGCGGGGACGCCGACGAGCTCGTCGAGCATGCCGTCGATCATGGCGATCATGCTCGAGGAGCTGCGGGTGCGGGACGAGCAGCGCGTGCTCGAGATCGGCACCGGCACCGGCTACAACGCCGCGCTGCTGAGCCACCGCTGCGGCGCCGGCCTGGTGTCCACAGTGGACATCGACCCGGTGATCGTCGGCGAGGCCCGCGAACGGCTGGCCGAGGCGGGCTACCGGCCGGCGTGCGCGGTGGGCGACGGCGAGCTCGGCTTCCCGGCCGGGACGATGTTCGACCGCGTGCTGTGCACCGCTTCGGTTTCCTCGATCCCGGTCGCGTGGCTGGCGCAGACCGTGCCGGGCGGGCTGGTCGTGACGACGCTGAACCGGCCGATCGGCGCCGGGCTGGTCCGGCTCGTCGCCGGCGAAGACGGCACCGGGCAGGGCCACGTCCTCGCGCGCGACGGCCGCTTCATGCCGCTTCGCGCGCACCGGCTGGCGCAGGCCGACCCGCTGCCGATGCCGTCACGCGACGACTGGGAGCAGACGCGGCTGCCGCTGTCCACGCTGCTCCAGCCGCGCAAGCAGTTCGAGTTCTTCGCCGGGCTGGCGATGCCGGGCGTGCGGCCGGTGCGCGACCACGACGGCACGGACCCGCACACGGCGGGCGGGCCGGGCGAGAGCGGGGTCGCGCTCGTCCACCCGGACGGCTCGTGGGTCCGCCACCGCAAGCGCGCCGGCGCGGACGAGGTGGCCCAGGGCGGCCCGCGAGCGCTGTGGGAGCTCGCCGAGGCGGCCTACGTCGACTGGTGCGAGCTGGGCAAGCCGGAACGCGACCGTTTCGGCGTGACGGTGACCGGCGACCGCCAGGAGTTCTGGCTGGACACCCCCGACGGCCGGACCTGGCCCCTCACCTGA
- a CDS encoding AAA family ATPase, with the protein MGLDLRICPACGDRADRPVVSGASLSCRRCGHRWPFRRLPLFALTGPSGAGKSTLGPLLADRFAGEVVVLEQDVLWTGALRDDVAAFRAVWLRMAAMLHQNGRPVVLCGTVAPPEFEPLPERAFFSEIHYLALVGTPESLTRRLRARPAWREWDEPRIAEMLEFNDWLRKSAEELGVDLVDTTEASAEATADHVEKWIRTRLPT; encoded by the coding sequence GTGGGTCTCGACCTGCGGATCTGCCCGGCGTGCGGCGACCGGGCGGACCGCCCGGTCGTCAGCGGGGCGTCGCTTTCGTGTCGCCGGTGCGGACATCGATGGCCGTTCCGGCGGCTGCCGCTGTTCGCGCTGACCGGCCCGAGCGGCGCCGGCAAGTCGACGCTCGGCCCCCTGCTGGCAGACCGGTTCGCCGGCGAGGTCGTGGTCCTGGAGCAGGACGTCCTCTGGACGGGCGCCCTGCGCGACGACGTCGCGGCGTTCCGCGCGGTGTGGCTCCGGATGGCGGCGATGCTGCACCAGAACGGCCGCCCGGTCGTGCTGTGCGGAACGGTGGCGCCCCCGGAGTTCGAACCGCTGCCGGAGCGCGCGTTCTTCAGCGAGATCCACTACCTGGCGCTGGTCGGCACGCCGGAGTCGCTCACCCGGCGGTTGCGGGCGCGCCCGGCGTGGCGCGAGTGGGACGAGCCGCGGATCGCGGAGATGCTGGAGTTCAACGACTGGCTCCGGAAGTCGGCGGAGGAGCTGGGCGTGGACCTCGTCGACACGACGGAGGCCTCCGCGGAGGCGACGGCCGACCACGTCGAGAAGTGGATCCGCACCCGCCTGCCGACGTGA
- a CDS encoding TFIIB-type zinc ribbon-containing protein, whose protein sequence is MCPKCQNQMRTVDKNGVHIEQCEGCRGIFLDRGELEAIAGAESSFYGHQPPPYQGGHGRPDSPRPYRGGYPDSPKAYRGGYADSPRPHRGYSDSPRPYGHGHRKRGFLENLFD, encoded by the coding sequence ATTTGTCCGAAGTGTCAGAACCAGATGCGGACCGTGGACAAGAACGGCGTCCACATCGAGCAGTGCGAAGGCTGCCGCGGGATCTTCCTGGACCGCGGTGAGCTCGAAGCGATCGCCGGTGCGGAGAGTTCGTTCTACGGCCACCAGCCACCGCCCTACCAGGGCGGTCACGGCCGTCCCGACTCGCCGCGCCCCTACCGCGGCGGCTATCCGGATTCGCCCAAGGCCTACCGCGGCGGGTACGCGGACTCGCCGCGGCCGCACCGCGGGTACTCGGATTCGCCGAGGCCGTACGGGCACGGCCACCGCAAGCGCGGCTTCCTCGAGAACCTCTTCGACTGA
- a CDS encoding VOC family protein, whose translation MSAVPTLGVVALDCPDPVALAGFYRAVLEWDAPEVAEDGHWVTLANPAGGAGIAFQRVPDYRPPAWPSAENPQQLHLDLNVTDLEAAHERVLGLGAKLLDDAPETFRVYADPVGHPFCLCAC comes from the coding sequence ATGAGTGCGGTGCCGACGCTGGGTGTGGTGGCGCTCGACTGCCCCGACCCGGTGGCGCTGGCCGGGTTCTACCGGGCGGTGCTGGAGTGGGACGCGCCCGAAGTCGCCGAAGACGGCCACTGGGTCACCCTGGCCAACCCCGCGGGCGGTGCCGGGATCGCGTTCCAGCGGGTGCCCGACTACCGGCCGCCGGCCTGGCCGTCCGCGGAGAACCCGCAGCAGCTGCACCTGGACCTGAACGTCACGGACCTGGAAGCGGCGCACGAGCGCGTGCTCGGCCTGGGCGCGAAACTGCTGGACGACGCGCCGGAGACGTTCCGCGTCTACGCCGATCCGGTGGGCCACCCGTTCTGCCTCTGCGCCTGCTGA
- a CDS encoding CGNR zinc finger domain-containing protein — translation MHTDASLVVEFLNTVNVEEGTDLLEDPGQWREWAAGRALTANPAAEARAARDALRAAIGDPRLPGGSLDVGTRISLTDDGPALVADDVVGAVFAACARLVVRGDWIRLKICPADTCLWAFYDESRNRSRTWCSMRVCGNREKARGWRARAAETAAG, via the coding sequence GTGCACACCGACGCCTCCCTCGTCGTGGAGTTCCTCAACACGGTCAACGTCGAAGAGGGCACTGACCTGCTCGAAGATCCCGGGCAGTGGCGGGAGTGGGCGGCCGGGCGCGCGTTGACGGCCAATCCGGCCGCCGAGGCCCGCGCGGCGCGGGACGCCCTGCGCGCCGCGATCGGCGACCCGCGGCTGCCCGGCGGGAGCCTCGACGTCGGCACCCGGATCTCCCTCACCGACGACGGCCCGGCGCTCGTCGCGGACGACGTCGTGGGCGCGGTCTTCGCGGCCTGCGCGCGGCTCGTCGTGCGCGGCGACTGGATCCGGCTGAAGATCTGCCCGGCCGACACGTGCCTGTGGGCGTTCTACGACGAGTCCCGGAACCGGTCGCGCACCTGGTGCTCGATGCGGGTGTGCGGAAACCGCGAGAAGGCGCGGGGCTGGAGGGCGCGCGCCGCCGAGACCGCGGCGGGCTGA
- a CDS encoding DUF445 domain-containing protein translates to MEQLTPAKVTPADPPGGAAGEEEKRRALRKMKLVALSFLIGATVVFLLTSWAQSSGWPGWVGYVRAAAEAGMVGALADWFAVTALFRHPLGLKIPHTAIIPNKKDALGNSLGDFVGSNFLSEEVVRDKLKRVEIARRLGAWLAQEDNAERVTSELATVVRAAVKVLRDEDVQAIMEQAVARRIIDKPWGPPLGKILQGVFADGAHHKLVDLMCDRAYEWVRDNHTTMLRVVSDRAPSWSPKFVDEMLADKVYGEVLSFAWAVKTDVNHPMRLALDKFLGEFAQDLQTDPDVMARAEQVKGQIVHHEEVQRLIGSAWSTAKEMLLTAAEDPSSELRRRVRLGLVSLGSRLVHDDQLRAKADGWVEGAAAYLVKNYSGEITTIITDTVERWDAEETSRKIELQVGRDLQFIRINGTVVGALAGLVIYVVAELLF, encoded by the coding sequence GTGGAGCAACTGACCCCCGCCAAGGTGACGCCCGCCGACCCGCCGGGCGGCGCAGCCGGTGAAGAGGAAAAGCGGCGCGCGTTGCGCAAGATGAAGCTGGTCGCGCTGTCGTTCCTGATCGGTGCCACCGTCGTGTTCCTGCTGACCAGCTGGGCGCAGTCGAGCGGCTGGCCCGGGTGGGTCGGCTACGTGCGCGCCGCGGCCGAGGCCGGCATGGTGGGTGCGCTGGCCGACTGGTTCGCCGTCACGGCGCTGTTCCGCCACCCGCTCGGGCTGAAGATCCCGCACACGGCGATCATCCCGAACAAGAAGGACGCGCTGGGCAACAGCCTCGGCGACTTCGTCGGGTCGAACTTCCTCTCCGAGGAGGTCGTGCGCGACAAGCTGAAGCGCGTCGAGATCGCTCGCCGCCTGGGTGCGTGGCTGGCCCAGGAGGACAACGCCGAGCGCGTCACGTCCGAGCTGGCCACCGTCGTCCGCGCCGCGGTGAAGGTGCTCCGCGACGAGGACGTCCAGGCGATCATGGAGCAGGCCGTCGCGCGGCGGATCATCGACAAGCCGTGGGGCCCGCCGCTGGGCAAGATCCTGCAGGGCGTGTTCGCCGACGGCGCGCACCACAAGCTGGTCGACCTGATGTGCGACCGCGCGTACGAGTGGGTCCGCGACAACCACACGACGATGCTGCGCGTGGTGTCCGACCGGGCGCCGAGCTGGTCGCCGAAGTTCGTCGACGAGATGCTCGCGGACAAGGTCTACGGCGAGGTGCTGTCGTTCGCGTGGGCGGTGAAGACCGACGTCAACCACCCGATGCGGCTGGCGCTGGACAAGTTCCTCGGCGAGTTCGCGCAGGACCTGCAGACCGACCCCGACGTGATGGCCCGCGCCGAGCAGGTGAAGGGCCAGATCGTGCACCACGAGGAGGTCCAGCGGCTGATCGGCTCGGCGTGGAGCACGGCGAAGGAGATGCTGCTGACCGCGGCGGAGGACCCGTCGAGCGAGCTGCGCCGGCGCGTCCGCCTGGGCCTCGTGTCGCTGGGCTCACGCCTGGTGCACGACGACCAGCTGCGCGCCAAGGCCGATGGCTGGGTCGAAGGTGCCGCGGCGTACCTGGTGAAGAACTACTCGGGCGAGATCACGACGATCATCACGGACACGGTCGAGCGCTGGGACGCCGAGGAGACGTCGCGCAAGATCGAGCTCCAGGTGGGCCGCGACCTGCAGTTCATCCGCATCAACGGCACCGTCGTGGGTGCGCTCGCCGGGCTCGTCATCTACGTGGTGGCGGAGCTGCTGTTCTGA
- a CDS encoding pyridoxal phosphate-dependent aminotransferase: protein MREPALVPRLRPFTSTIFAEMTALAVRHDAVNLGQGFPDTDGPAGMLDAAKNALFGGANQYPPGPGRPELRAAIARHRLRYGTEYDPDTEILVTAGATEAITATLIALTEAGDEVIVIEPYYDSYAAAVAMAGAQRRVVGLVEGPDGRFGLDVEGLRAAVTPRTRAVLVNSPHNPTGTVFTRAELEALAALCVEHDLIAICDEVYEHLVFDDAEHIPLVTLPGMRPRTVSISSAGKTFNCTGWKIGWVCSTPELVAAVKAAKQFITFVSGGPLQPAVAYALDHELTWVEGLRESLQEKRDRLSAGLADAGFAVRPTAGTYFVCVDVRPLGFTDAADLAWELPGRVGVAAVPVKVFTDHPDEWKHLLRFAFCKRNDVIDEGVTRLRKLV from the coding sequence GTGCGCGAACCTGCTCTCGTCCCCCGCCTCCGGCCGTTCACCTCGACCATCTTCGCCGAGATGACCGCGCTGGCCGTCCGGCACGACGCCGTCAACCTCGGCCAGGGCTTCCCGGACACCGACGGCCCGGCCGGCATGCTCGACGCGGCCAAGAACGCCCTGTTCGGCGGCGCGAACCAGTACCCGCCGGGGCCCGGGCGCCCCGAGCTGCGCGCGGCGATCGCGCGGCACCGGCTGCGCTACGGCACCGAGTACGACCCGGACACGGAGATCCTGGTCACCGCGGGCGCGACCGAGGCCATCACGGCGACGCTCATCGCGCTGACCGAGGCCGGCGACGAGGTCATCGTCATCGAGCCGTACTACGACTCCTACGCCGCCGCGGTCGCGATGGCGGGCGCGCAGCGGCGGGTCGTCGGGCTGGTCGAAGGCCCGGACGGGCGGTTCGGCCTCGACGTCGAGGGGCTGCGAGCCGCCGTCACGCCGCGGACGCGGGCCGTCCTGGTGAACTCGCCGCACAACCCGACCGGCACGGTCTTCACCCGTGCCGAGCTGGAGGCGCTCGCCGCGCTGTGCGTCGAGCACGACCTCATCGCGATCTGCGACGAGGTCTACGAGCACCTGGTGTTCGACGACGCGGAGCACATTCCGCTGGTCACGCTGCCCGGGATGCGCCCGCGGACGGTGAGCATCTCGAGCGCCGGGAAGACGTTCAACTGCACCGGCTGGAAGATCGGCTGGGTCTGCTCGACGCCGGAGCTGGTCGCGGCGGTGAAGGCGGCGAAGCAGTTCATCACCTTCGTCTCCGGCGGGCCGCTGCAACCGGCCGTCGCGTACGCGCTCGACCACGAGCTGACCTGGGTCGAAGGCCTGCGGGAAAGCCTGCAGGAGAAGCGTGACCGGCTTTCGGCGGGCCTCGCCGACGCCGGGTTCGCGGTGCGGCCGACGGCGGGCACGTACTTCGTCTGCGTCGACGTGCGGCCGCTGGGCTTCACCGACGCCGCCGACCTCGCGTGGGAGCTGCCCGGACGGGTCGGTGTCGCCGCGGTCCCCGTGAAGGTGTTCACCGATCACCCGGACGAGTGGAAACACCTCCTGCGTTTCGCGTTCTGCAAGCGCAATGACGTCATCGACGAGGGCGTCACCCGATTGCGCAAACTGGTCTGA
- the yczR gene encoding MocR-like transcription factor YczR: protein MESVIPVGGRISGPRLAVMLGSWRQGGSRQGAADLAAAIELQVLDGQLPLGTRLPAERELADALGASRTLIGGALDRLRESGFVASRRGAGSWIAAPGRRRRGPLAPAGDGSIDFTHASSPAIPGTAAAVDAARGRLADHLGDHGYQERGLLGLREKIARRYTERGLPTTPAQVMVTNGAHHAFVLVLRMLAGPGDRVLVEQPTYPNALEAIRAAHAIPVPVALDPTGPRGWDIAGVDAALRQANPRFAYLVVDFQNPTGLRLDAEGRTRLGAVLARSRTPAVVDETLVELDLEGDPLDGPPPLAAFAGDLAICVGSASKTHWGGLRLGWIRASEDLLGRLVSARYAVDLGSPVFEQIVLTELLADEAALARRREELRGYRDALAGAVHRYLPDWTFTLPKGGLSLWCRMPEPVSSRLAVAAASHGVQVAPGSRFGVHGGLERWIRLPFSLPPDKIEEAVRRLSAAAASVSGTPASLDAPIA, encoded by the coding sequence ATGGAATCCGTCATCCCGGTAGGTGGACGCATCTCCGGTCCCCGATTGGCCGTCATGCTGGGCTCGTGGCGGCAAGGCGGGTCTCGGCAGGGGGCGGCCGACCTGGCCGCGGCCATCGAACTGCAGGTGCTGGACGGCCAGCTCCCGCTCGGCACCCGGCTGCCCGCCGAGCGCGAGCTGGCCGACGCGCTCGGCGCCAGCCGGACGCTGATCGGCGGGGCCCTGGACCGGCTGCGGGAAAGCGGGTTCGTCGCGAGCCGCCGCGGCGCGGGGTCGTGGATCGCCGCACCCGGACGTCGTCGTCGCGGGCCGCTCGCCCCGGCGGGGGACGGCTCGATCGACTTCACCCACGCGTCCTCGCCGGCCATCCCGGGCACGGCCGCCGCGGTCGACGCGGCTCGCGGCCGGCTCGCCGACCACCTGGGGGACCACGGCTACCAGGAACGCGGCCTGCTCGGCCTGCGGGAGAAGATCGCGCGGCGCTACACCGAACGCGGGCTGCCGACGACGCCCGCGCAGGTGATGGTCACCAACGGCGCGCACCACGCGTTCGTGCTGGTCCTGCGCATGCTCGCGGGTCCCGGCGACCGCGTCCTCGTGGAGCAGCCGACGTACCCGAACGCACTGGAGGCGATCCGCGCCGCGCACGCGATCCCGGTGCCGGTGGCGCTCGACCCGACCGGGCCGCGCGGCTGGGACATCGCGGGCGTCGACGCGGCGCTGCGCCAGGCGAACCCGCGGTTCGCCTACCTCGTCGTCGACTTCCAGAACCCGACCGGCCTCCGCCTGGACGCCGAAGGCCGCACCCGGCTCGGCGCCGTGCTGGCCCGCTCCCGGACACCGGCCGTCGTCGACGAGACGCTCGTCGAGCTGGATCTGGAAGGCGACCCGCTCGACGGGCCGCCGCCGCTGGCCGCGTTCGCCGGCGACCTGGCGATCTGCGTGGGATCGGCGTCGAAGACGCACTGGGGCGGCCTGCGGCTCGGCTGGATCCGCGCGTCGGAGGACCTGCTCGGCCGGCTCGTTTCGGCGCGGTACGCGGTCGACCTGGGCTCACCGGTGTTCGAGCAGATCGTGCTGACCGAGCTGCTGGCCGACGAAGCCGCGCTGGCCCGCCGTCGCGAGGAGCTGCGCGGCTACCGCGACGCGCTGGCCGGCGCGGTGCACCGGTACCTGCCGGACTGGACGTTCACGCTGCCGAAGGGCGGGCTGTCGCTGTGGTGCCGCATGCCGGAGCCGGTGAGCTCGCGGCTGGCGGTGGCGGCGGCGAGCCACGGCGTCCAGGTGGCGCCCGGCTCCCGCTTCGGCGTCCACGGCGGACTCGAGCGGTGGATCCGGCTGCCGTTCTCCCTGCCGCCGGACAAGATCGAGGAAGCGGTCCGGCGGCTGAGCGCCGCGGCGGCGTCGGTCAGCGGCACCCCGGCTTCCCTGGACGCCCCGATCGCCTGA
- the yczE gene encoding membrane protein YczE, which yields MAQIDLRPVRISRDPVRRSVQLVAGLALYGTSVAFVTRAGLGLEPWSVLAEGVMKHTGLTFGTVTGLISVAVLLLWIPLRQRPGIGTIANVVVISVVVDLVRAVLPDQHELGWQIALLAGGVALNGVATATYVGARLGPGPRDGLMTGLAGRTGWSVRLVRTGIEVTVVGIGFLLGGTVGIGTVLYALAIGPLTQALLPLTTWRDRAAEAAMP from the coding sequence GTGGCTCAAATCGATCTCCGGCCCGTCCGGATCTCCCGTGACCCCGTCCGCCGCAGCGTCCAGCTCGTGGCCGGCCTCGCCCTCTACGGCACCAGCGTCGCCTTCGTGACCCGGGCCGGCCTCGGCCTGGAGCCGTGGAGCGTGCTGGCCGAGGGCGTCATGAAGCACACCGGCCTGACCTTCGGCACGGTGACTGGGCTGATCTCGGTGGCCGTGCTGCTCCTGTGGATCCCGCTGCGCCAGCGGCCCGGGATCGGCACCATCGCGAACGTCGTCGTCATCTCGGTGGTGGTCGACCTCGTCCGCGCGGTGCTGCCCGACCAGCACGAGCTCGGCTGGCAGATCGCGTTGCTGGCCGGCGGGGTGGCGCTCAACGGCGTCGCGACCGCCACCTACGTCGGCGCCCGGCTCGGCCCGGGCCCCCGCGACGGCCTGATGACCGGGCTCGCGGGGCGCACCGGCTGGTCGGTCCGGCTGGTGCGCACCGGCATCGAGGTCACCGTGGTCGGCATCGGCTTCCTGCTCGGCGGGACCGTCGGGATCGGCACCGTGCTCTACGCCCTGGCCATCGGCCCGCTCACCCAGGCACTGCTGCCGCTGACCACCTGGCGCGACCGTGCCGCCGAGGCCGCGATGCCGTGA
- a CDS encoding Clp protease N-terminal domain-containing protein has protein sequence MFERFTAEARMAVVEAQIVARESGSVEIGPAHLLAGLVKTGVPLLTDLGVSTDEIAAELARTRRRGGVSDADAEALTEFGIDVEQIVERVEQTHGEGALAGRLGPAKRGHIPFTAQSKKTLELSLKEAVRLGDKHLGQEHILLALAQQRDTDDVLARRGADYPTLRRAVQQRKAG, from the coding sequence ATGTTCGAACGGTTCACGGCGGAAGCGCGGATGGCGGTCGTCGAAGCGCAGATCGTGGCGCGGGAGTCCGGTTCGGTGGAGATCGGGCCGGCGCACCTGCTGGCCGGGCTGGTCAAGACCGGCGTTCCCCTGCTCACCGACCTGGGCGTCTCCACCGACGAGATCGCCGCCGAACTGGCGCGCACCCGGCGCCGCGGCGGGGTCAGCGACGCCGACGCCGAGGCACTCACCGAGTTCGGCATCGACGTCGAGCAGATCGTCGAACGCGTCGAGCAGACCCACGGCGAGGGCGCGCTCGCCGGCCGGCTCGGGCCGGCCAAGCGCGGGCACATCCCGTTCACCGCCCAGTCGAAGAAGACCCTGGAGCTGAGCCTCAAGGAAGCCGTCCGGCTGGGGGACAAGCACCTCGGGCAGGAGCACATCCTGCTGGCACTGGCCCAGCAGCGGGACACCGACGACGTGCTCGCCCGGCGCGGCGCCGACTACCCGACGCTGCGCCGGGCCGTGCAGCAGCGCAAAGCCGGCTAG
- a CDS encoding sigma factor-like helix-turn-helix DNA-binding protein, giving the protein MTEATDLAARAGDRDPRVGLRAVAALRRLVEQLEAVQVRSARIDGWSWQEIAAELGVSRQAVHKKYGRH; this is encoded by the coding sequence ATGACGGAAGCGACGGACCTGGCCGCCCGGGCCGGCGACCGCGATCCCCGGGTGGGACTGCGAGCGGTCGCCGCGCTCCGGCGGCTGGTGGAACAACTGGAGGCCGTGCAGGTCCGCAGTGCGCGGATCGACGGCTGGTCATGGCAGGAGATCGCCGCCGAGCTGGGGGTCAGCCGGCAGGCCGTGCACAAGAAGTACGGGAGGCACTGA
- a CDS encoding protein phosphatase 2C domain-containing protein — protein sequence MPEIVIAERAGVGADGHPRPTEDHVVVLDNAVFVLDGATSSDPSQPPGGWYAERLARHLADDLRAAPAAALTDVLTGAIAAVTTENELRPQQSPSSTVAAVRWLEDRVDALVLADSPVVGFGGFGVDVVSDDRLARLRRRGMLQTGADVRRRRNAHDGFWVAEADPGAAAHAVRRSWPRADVDAVLLASDGVSIGVDQYELFDWLEVLAITRTDGPDAVLDAVRTAEKQDPDGERWPRPKRHDDQALVLIDFASGGIQGLP from the coding sequence ATGCCCGAGATCGTCATCGCCGAGCGGGCCGGGGTGGGCGCCGACGGCCACCCACGTCCGACCGAGGACCACGTCGTCGTGCTGGACAACGCCGTGTTCGTCCTCGACGGCGCCACGTCGTCGGACCCCTCGCAACCGCCGGGCGGCTGGTACGCCGAACGGCTGGCCCGGCACCTCGCCGACGACCTCCGCGCGGCGCCCGCCGCCGCCCTGACGGACGTCCTGACCGGCGCGATCGCCGCCGTGACGACCGAGAACGAGCTGCGGCCGCAGCAGTCGCCGTCGAGCACGGTCGCCGCCGTGCGCTGGCTCGAGGACCGCGTCGACGCGCTGGTGCTGGCCGACAGCCCGGTGGTCGGGTTCGGCGGCTTCGGCGTCGACGTCGTCTCCGACGACCGCCTAGCCCGGCTGCGGCGGCGGGGGATGCTCCAGACCGGCGCGGACGTCCGGCGCCGGCGCAACGCCCACGACGGCTTCTGGGTCGCCGAAGCCGACCCGGGCGCGGCCGCGCACGCCGTCCGCCGCAGCTGGCCGCGGGCCGACGTCGACGCCGTCCTGCTCGCCAGCGACGGCGTCTCCATCGGTGTCGACCAGTACGAGCTGTTCGACTGGCTCGAGGTCCTGGCGATCACCCGCACCGACGGTCCGGACGCCGTGCTGGACGCCGTCCGGACCGCGGAGAAGCAGGACCCGGACGGCGAGCGCTGGCCGCGTCCGAAACGCCACGACGACCAGGCGCTCGTGCTGATCGACTTCGCATCCGGGGGAATTCAGGGTCTTCCCTGA